A genome region from Schlesneria paludicola DSM 18645 includes the following:
- the lexA gene encoding transcriptional repressor LexA produces the protein MAKRGRGRPIVETLSAPQRRLLEVIEARIEQHGMSPTFRELADDLGQGVPSIYKLIQRLERNGYISRTTGKSRSLTVVRSAHESEPVGLVSIPLLGTVAAGNPLFAPENQLGELLVEAATVRSGRHFALKVTGQSMIKAGIHSGDVLIVRQQPLAEHRDIVVALLNDEATVKRLHHRQGEIQLLPENDRYKPIPIGPEDDLRIVGKVVAVKRMA, from the coding sequence ATGGCGAAGCGAGGACGGGGACGTCCGATCGTGGAAACATTGTCAGCGCCGCAGCGGCGGCTGCTTGAGGTGATCGAAGCGCGCATTGAACAGCACGGAATGTCACCGACGTTCCGGGAATTGGCAGACGATCTGGGGCAGGGCGTTCCCAGTATTTATAAGTTAATCCAGCGACTGGAACGCAACGGCTACATCAGTCGCACGACCGGAAAATCACGCAGCCTGACCGTAGTCCGATCGGCTCACGAATCGGAACCAGTCGGCCTGGTCTCGATACCGCTGTTGGGAACCGTGGCGGCGGGAAATCCGTTGTTTGCACCGGAAAATCAATTGGGCGAATTGCTCGTCGAAGCGGCGACGGTTCGTTCGGGACGTCACTTTGCCCTGAAGGTGACGGGCCAAAGCATGATCAAAGCCGGAATCCATTCCGGAGACGTCTTGATTGTCCGCCAGCAACCGCTGGCCGAACATCGCGACATCGTCGTGGCATTGCTGAACGACGAGGCCACCGTGAAACGACTGCATCACCGGCAGGGCGAGATTCAGTTACTGCCGGAAAACGACCGTTACAAGCCGATCCCCATCGGCCCCGAAGACGACCTGCGGATCGTCGGCAAAGTCGTCGCGGTCAAACGCATGGCGTGA
- a CDS encoding thiolase family protein codes for MGVVILSARRTPIGKFQGVLSGIPATELGSRVIRAAVNDAGEAFDDINLVIMGMVLPSGVGQAPARQAAIGGGVAPHTEALTVNQVCGSGLKAVMLADQAIRCGDASLVVAGGMESMSRAPWLIERSLQGMGDRRLVDSMLHDGLSCSITDSSMGEIAERLTARQGISREDQDAFACESHRRATEAQQAQWFKAEIVPLQVPSKAGITEIDRDEGPRADCRLERLAGLRSAFIERGAITAGNSAMISDGAAAVVVASSDIAKARGCTPLVEIVATATATLDPEDLFLAPVHAIRKLLAKAKMQVSDIDIWEINEAFAVQVLADQRLLEIDLERLNPAGGATALGHPIGASGARVLTTLIHGLRRQDREWGVAALCLGGGGAVAMLIKRF; via the coding sequence ATGGGCGTCGTCATACTGAGTGCGCGTCGTACGCCGATCGGAAAATTCCAAGGAGTGCTGTCGGGCATTCCGGCTACGGAATTGGGCTCACGCGTCATCCGGGCGGCGGTCAATGATGCCGGCGAGGCGTTCGACGATATCAATCTCGTCATCATGGGAATGGTATTGCCCAGTGGTGTGGGGCAAGCGCCGGCACGGCAGGCGGCGATCGGCGGCGGAGTCGCGCCGCATACCGAAGCGTTGACCGTGAATCAGGTGTGCGGTTCGGGTTTGAAAGCGGTCATGCTGGCCGATCAGGCGATTCGCTGCGGTGACGCCTCTTTAGTCGTCGCGGGCGGCATGGAAAGCATGAGTCGCGCACCCTGGCTGATCGAACGATCGCTGCAGGGAATGGGCGACCGGCGTCTGGTCGATTCGATGCTGCACGACGGGTTGTCCTGTTCGATCACCGATTCATCCATGGGCGAAATTGCCGAACGGCTGACCGCGCGACAAGGAATTTCACGCGAGGACCAAGACGCCTTCGCGTGCGAGAGCCATCGGCGAGCAACGGAAGCTCAGCAAGCTCAATGGTTCAAAGCCGAAATCGTGCCTCTGCAAGTCCCCTCAAAAGCGGGAATCACCGAGATTGACCGTGATGAAGGGCCTCGCGCCGATTGTCGGCTGGAGCGTCTGGCCGGCTTACGATCGGCGTTCATCGAACGCGGAGCGATCACAGCAGGAAACTCGGCCATGATCAGCGATGGTGCGGCGGCCGTCGTGGTCGCCTCTTCGGACATCGCGAAGGCACGCGGCTGCACACCGCTCGTGGAGATTGTCGCGACGGCGACCGCAACATTGGATCCGGAAGACCTGTTTCTGGCGCCCGTTCACGCGATTCGAAAGTTACTGGCCAAGGCAAAAATGCAGGTCAGCGACATCGACATTTGGGAGATCAATGAAGCGTTCGCCGTGCAGGTGCTCGCCGATCAACGTCTCTTGGAGATCGATCTGGAACGACTGAACCCGGCGGGAGGTGCGACGGCACTGGGGCATCCCATCGGGGCGAGCGGCGCACGCGTCCTGACAACACTCATCCACGGCCTGCGTCGACAAGACCGAGAATGGGGCGTCGCAGCCCTCTGCCTAGGCGGCGGCGGCGCAGTAGCCATGCTCATTAAGCGCTTTTAA